Proteins co-encoded in one Waddlia chondrophila WSU 86-1044 genomic window:
- a CDS encoding RHS repeat domain-containing protein has product MHDHYCYDLNDQIVQTTDQIHQTTLERVFDAHGNILSESFGDYTIDYAYDPLGRLIKQTLPDGSTINYTYNAEHLLSVARDHCIHQYAYDLSGRVKETHSRTAGKTVYHYNLNGAPLALESEKLVQECTYDAVGNLTALKQIDPLGEVNCQYRYDHLDQLVSESGFAEYTYHSDSFANRRLKDQSHYQVNDLNQLIDLDGRHFSYDQNGNLESFETEHNCVYDALDRLIEVHTQECTYLYTYDPFHRRLSRTVLNQEGSLQQHYLYSGDKEIGLLEQGRIRQLRILGNPAEEIGSAVLFEIDGIKYVPQHDLRGNVALLLSPAGKAEVYRYSAFGEELFQETVSPWRFSSKRVDEETGWVYFGRRYYAPSWGRWTTADPAWFADGPNLYAYVHNNPLKYVDPDGLSAIEHQQMNRPGTQGTFFGSFSRGILDDTSWGASSWMLGDYVCDNWQSSLGYGMGTEVSTMAGFVYGGA; this is encoded by the coding sequence GTGCATGACCATTATTGCTACGACCTGAACGATCAGATCGTTCAAACCACAGATCAGATCCATCAAACAACACTTGAAAGAGTCTTTGATGCCCATGGAAACATCCTTTCAGAAAGCTTCGGCGATTACACTATCGACTATGCTTATGACCCCTTAGGGCGTTTAATCAAGCAGACGCTTCCCGACGGCTCCACAATCAACTACACCTACAATGCAGAGCATCTGTTGTCTGTTGCGCGGGATCATTGTATTCACCAGTATGCCTACGATTTGTCAGGGCGGGTAAAAGAGACCCATTCACGCACGGCAGGCAAGACAGTGTATCATTATAACTTAAACGGAGCTCCCCTTGCATTGGAGTCGGAGAAACTGGTTCAGGAGTGTACCTATGATGCCGTTGGGAATTTGACCGCGTTAAAGCAGATCGACCCGTTAGGGGAGGTCAACTGTCAGTATCGCTACGATCATTTAGATCAACTCGTATCAGAGTCTGGATTTGCGGAGTACACCTATCATTCAGACTCCTTTGCAAACAGACGGCTAAAAGATCAATCGCACTATCAGGTAAACGATTTAAACCAGCTTATCGATCTCGACGGCCGGCATTTTTCCTACGATCAAAATGGCAACTTAGAATCTTTTGAAACAGAGCACAATTGTGTCTATGACGCTCTCGATCGCCTGATTGAAGTGCACACGCAAGAGTGCACTTACCTCTACACCTACGATCCCTTTCATCGCCGGCTGAGTCGAACGGTACTGAACCAAGAGGGATCTTTGCAGCAACACTATCTCTATAGCGGCGATAAAGAGATTGGTTTGCTTGAGCAGGGGAGGATTCGTCAGTTGAGGATCTTAGGCAACCCCGCTGAAGAAATCGGCTCGGCAGTGCTGTTTGAAATCGATGGCATCAAGTACGTTCCCCAGCATGATTTAAGGGGGAATGTTGCCCTTTTGCTCAGTCCAGCCGGAAAGGCAGAGGTCTATCGTTACTCAGCATTTGGAGAGGAGTTGTTTCAAGAAACAGTGTCTCCATGGCGTTTTTCTTCCAAGCGGGTAGATGAGGAGACGGGCTGGGTTTATTTTGGGAGGCGTTATTATGCACCTTCTTGGGGAAGGTGGACAACAGCGGACCCCGCCTGGTTTGCAGACGGCCCGAACCTCTATGCCTATGTGCACAATAACCCTTTGAAATATGTGGATCCGGACGGTCTGTCGGCAATCGAGCATCAGCAGATGAACAGGCCCGGGACGCAAGGGACGTTTTTTGGAAGCTTTTCCCGAGGCATATTGGATGATACCAGCTGGGGAGCGAGCAGCTGGATGCTGGGAGATTACGTGTGTGATAACTGGCAGTCGAGCTTGGGATATGGAATGGGAACCGAAGTCTCCACGATGGCAGGGTTTGTCTATGGCGGGGCGTAG
- a CDS encoding acyl-CoA thioesterase: MFVGKNQVRMHDMDMAGLLYFPRQFRFVHDTLEDFMSQEGMPFETLFYEKDFMFVIVHCESDYFHSMRLGDDLEVHMVCKEIGRTSFTLSYQIYREDGLEVGRAKTVHVTIDKKNRKKIPIPKLLKDVLMKHYSRDS; encoded by the coding sequence ATGTTTGTCGGAAAAAATCAGGTGAGGATGCACGATATGGATATGGCCGGACTGCTTTATTTCCCTAGGCAGTTCCGATTTGTGCACGATACATTAGAAGATTTTATGTCCCAAGAAGGGATGCCGTTCGAAACACTCTTTTACGAAAAAGATTTTATGTTTGTGATTGTCCACTGCGAATCCGATTATTTCCACTCAATGAGGCTAGGAGATGACCTTGAAGTGCATATGGTGTGCAAGGAAATTGGCCGCACTTCATTTACCCTGTCATATCAAATTTACCGCGAAGATGGATTGGAAGTTGGCCGAGCCAAAACCGTTCATGTCACCATTGATAAGAAAAATCGAAAGAAAATTCCCATTCCCAAGCTGTTAAAAGATGTTTTAATGAAGCACTACTCGCGAGATTCTTAA